The following are encoded together in the Daucus carota subsp. sativus chromosome 5, DH1 v3.0, whole genome shotgun sequence genome:
- the LOC135152666 gene encoding uncharacterized protein LOC135152666, producing MYDGIPEALQENFGLYMAQKSPRKIKLLNNAPVQRLEMKWRTSNKNVDSGVFVMHHMETYMGYTLRNWDCKFAAEGIEQKRQLEKARKIYAAKIVYSEINILKDHMKTEIKFVNQN from the exons ATGTATGATGGAATACCTGAAGCCCTG CAAGAGAACTTTGGGTTATACATGGCACAGAAAAGCCCAAGAAAAATCAAGTTGTTAAATAATGCTCCAGTGCAACGTCTAGAAATGAAATGGAGAACTTCAAATAAGAATGTAGACTCTGGAGTGTTTGTGATGCATCATATGGAAACATATATGGGATATACTCTGCGCAACTGGGATTGCAAATTTGCTGCGGAG GGTATTGAACAGAAAAGGCAATTGGAGAAGGCAAGAAAAATATATGCTGCAAAGATTGTCTACTCAGAAATAAACATCTTGAAAGACCACATGAAAACAGAGATAAAGTTTGTTAATCAGAACTAG
- the LOC135152857 gene encoding uncharacterized protein LOC135152857 has translation MEKLKKEFGETLDKGKQLFPESDKMKEYEQRFEEMTTGRNEPSYAAYGLNNHLKRVLKPTDHQKSPFKIQGIDLNTQRFSKDEEEVWSWINGRKNRAMIEIFLWNNVTCLKHHIQSLQIGKEVLFHVVDAYTSILNEDEKFRAAESPYRFFCSTMVTMGNVVKGSQLVANSTDPNITYMKFKSNMDAILFKHRVDINHVDLEDLC, from the exons ATGGAAAAGCTGAAGAAAGAATTTGGTGAAACACTTGACAAGGGGAAACAGCTGTTCCCAGAAAGTGATAAAATGAAAGAATATGAACAGAGGTTTGAAGAGATGACAACAGGAAG GAATGAGCCAAGCTATGCTGCATATGGACTCAACAATCATCTGAAAAGGGTACTCAAACCAACTGATCATCAGAAGTCTCCATTCAAAATCCAAGGGATTGATCTCAACACACAAAGGTTCagcaaagatgaagaagaagtatGGAGCTGGATTAATGGAAGAAAGAACCGAGCAAT GATTGAGATATTCCTCTGGAACAACGTTACTTGCTTGAAGCATCACATTCAAAGCCTACAAATTGGAAAAGAAGTGTTGTTCCATGTTGTTGATGCTTATACAAGCATACTAAACGAAGATGAAAAATTCAGAGCAGCAGAGTCTCCTTATAGGTTTTTCTGCAGTACAATGGTGACA ATGGGAAATGTGGTTAAAGGAAGCCAATTGGTAGCAAACAGTACTGATCCAAATATAACATACATGAAGTTCAAATCCAACATGGATGCAATTTTGTTCAAGCACAGAGTTGATATTAATCATGTTGATCTG GAAGATTTGTGTTGA